The following is a genomic window from Treponema pallidum subsp. pallidum str. Nichols.
TATATCCAGGCGACTTTCAATAACACCATCATAACGGTTACTGACCTGCAAGGAAATGCGCTCTCCTGGGCTTCGTCCGGGGGCCTTGGGTTTAATGGGGCAAAGAAATCTACTCCTTTTGCAGCACAGACGGTCGCGGAAGCTGCGGTACAGAAAGCGCAGCAGTGCGGACTGCGTGAAGTACATGTGTTTGTCAAAGGGCCGGGTATTGGGCGTGAGTCAGCAATTAGAATGCTTGGTACCATGGGACTGAGGGTGCGTTCGATTCGCGACATCACACCCATTCCACATAACGGCTGTCGTCCGCGTAAAACTCGCCGCATCTGATAAAAGGAGTGAGCATGCCTCGTAGAAATCTTTTGAAGGGTTTTAAAAGACCTAAGGTGCTGGAGTTTCTTTCGGAGAACTCAAGCGAGTGTTATGGGAAGTTCACCGCCTCTCCTTTTGAGACTGGTTTTGGCACCACTGTTGGTAACTGTTTGCGGCGCGTCTTACTCTCTTCTATCCAGGGGTATGCGGTCACCGGGGTTCGCATCACGTCCTTTGATGCGGACGGGGTTGCGCACTTCATTTCAAGCGAGTTTGAACAGATTCCCCACGTACGGGAAGATACCCTCGAGATTCTAAATAATTTTAAGCGTCTGCGTTTTCTCCTGCCGCAGGGGGCAGAGTCTAGTACGTTCACGTATGAGTTTCGCGGCGCGGTGTCTTTGACGGGGAAGGACTTTGCTAAGAAGTTTCAACTCGAGGTTCTGTCTCAAGACCTGCTCATCATGGAAATGATGGACGGTGCGCATGTTGAAGTAGAGCTACACGTCGAATTCGGGCGTGGGTATGTACCTGCTGAATCGCACGATCGGTATGCCGATTTAGTTGGGGTTATCCCTGTTGACGCAATTTTTAGTCCCGTGTTGAGAGTCCGCTATGATATTCAGTCTTGCCGTGTAGGTCAGCGGGGGGATTACGATCAGTTATCCCTTGAAGTGTGGACAGATGGTACGGTGCGTCCCGAAGACGCGATAGCCGAGGCAGCGAAAATTATCAAGGAGCACTTTACAGTTTTTGTTAATTTTGACGAGACCGCGCTCGACCTGGAGGACGAGCCAGAAGAGGATGACCCTGCCGTTCTGGAGCTGTTGAACACGAAAATCGCTGATGTAGATTTTTCAGTGCGCGCGCGTAACTGCCTTTTAACTATGGGAATCAAGACGCTGGGGGAGTTGACAAGGATTTCTGAGCAGACACTTGCGAATACGCGTAATGTGGGTAAGAAAAGTTTAAGTGAGATACAGGGCAAGTTGCAGGAATATAACTTGCGTCTGGGTATGGCTGACTACAACCATGTGGGGGTTGTTAGTAGACTGATGCGACAGAAGGAAGAAATAGATGAGGCATAGGACCGGTTTCAACCCGCTTTCGTGTATGGCTGCGCATAGGCGTGCGCTCCGTCGCAATATGGTTACTTCTCTTTTTAAGTTTGAGCGGATCACCACGACGAAGCCGAAAGCTGCCGAGGTGCGGCGCGCGGCAGAGAGGTTAATTACGCGTTCTAAGTCTGACTCTGTGCATAACCGGCGCCAGGTGGCCCGTTTTATTTGGGATAAGGCTGTGTTGCACAAGTTATTTGCGGATATCGGACCTCGCATGCGGGAACGTGAGGGGGGGTATACGCGCATATTGAAGTTGGGCCTCAGGCAGGGGGATGCGGCACATGTGGTTGTGTTGGAATTGGTTGACTATACCTTTGAAAAAAGCCTCAAAAAACGCGCGCGTACTGATAGTGTGCCTGCAAGAAAAGGAGCTGGGAAGAAGGATGCTTCGCGCGTCAGTGGGACGGTTCCAGACGGTCAGTCTCAAAAAATAGGAAAGAAGAAAGAATAGCAGTTGGGCAATGGAGGGGTGGTATGTCGAAGGCTCATCGTGGAAAGGGGATCCGGGGTATGGTCGGTCGTGGCCGTGGCGTGTGTCCGGTGACTGGGCAGACGGGGGTAAAGCTCCTGTATGAGTGCGAGATTGATGGTAAGAAGGTCAAGGTTTCCAAGGTTGGGCGCGCGACTCTCCAGAATAGGAAGAGACGTTTGGATGCGCAGCCTGGAGCTTGATCGCGCATCCTCGTGATATGAGGTTCCGTCCCAAGGACGTTAGGTGGTTGTCCGTTTCTGTGCTTGGCAGTTACCATTGGGATGCAGGTCGCATCGTGGTCGGTGTAGTCAGACGGTAAATAGGTGTTTTCTTGACCGAGGGCGGCGTCTCTCGTTACTTTTACGGCATTACCGCGAGGGTGTTATGGCAAAAAAGGAGAAGAAAGTGTGCGGCGGCGACGTTCAGGGGCAGGGAGTTGCCTCAGGTTGTGACGAGGCCTTGGAGCGGGCAGATAGCCTTCGCGCGTCTGATCCTGTACCGGTTGAATCGGGGGAGGGTTCTGTTCCTGGGGAGCATAGTCAGGAGTTGGAGACAGGTGCCTCTGAAGAGACCCTGCGCGAGCGCGTGAATGTTTTGCAGGAGCAGTACCTGCGCAAGGCTGCCGACCTCGAAAACTACCGGAAGCGTGCGTTGCGGGAAAGGCAGGAGGCGGTGGAACACGCGTACGCGGCGCTGCTTGCCGACATCGTCGCTGTCTTGGATGACTTTGACCGTGCTATTGAAGCGGCGGATCACGCGTCGAGTACAGAGGTGGAGGCTTCATCTGCCTTCCGAGAGGGTGTTCTTATGATCCGCAAGCAGCTCTCCTCAGTGCTTGAGACAAAGTATGGTCTTGAGTATTACCCGGTGCTCGGGGAGCGCTTCGATCCAAATCTCCATGAGGCTTTGAGTATGAGTCCTTCCGCTTCTGTGCATGAGAAGATAGTAGGGGCAGAGCTACAAAAAGGATATAGGGTTAGGA
Proteins encoded in this region:
- the rpsK gene encoding 30S ribosomal protein S11, with translation MAVTKKRKEKKNVYEGNVYIQATFNNTIITVTDLQGNALSWASSGGLGFNGAKKSTPFAAQTVAEAAVQKAQQCGLREVHVFVKGPGIGRESAIRMLGTMGLRVRSIRDITPIPHNGCRPRKTRRI
- the rpoA gene encoding DNA-directed RNA polymerase subunit alpha; the protein is MPRRNLLKGFKRPKVLEFLSENSSECYGKFTASPFETGFGTTVGNCLRRVLLSSIQGYAVTGVRITSFDADGVAHFISSEFEQIPHVREDTLEILNNFKRLRFLLPQGAESSTFTYEFRGAVSLTGKDFAKKFQLEVLSQDLLIMEMMDGAHVEVELHVEFGRGYVPAESHDRYADLVGVIPVDAIFSPVLRVRYDIQSCRVGQRGDYDQLSLEVWTDGTVRPEDAIAEAAKIIKEHFTVFVNFDETALDLEDEPEEDDPAVLELLNTKIADVDFSVRARNCLLTMGIKTLGELTRISEQTLANTRNVGKKSLSEIQGKLQEYNLRLGMADYNHVGVVSRLMRQKEEIDEA
- the rplQ gene encoding 50S ribosomal protein L17, which codes for MRHRTGFNPLSCMAAHRRALRRNMVTSLFKFERITTTKPKAAEVRRAAERLITRSKSDSVHNRRQVARFIWDKAVLHKLFADIGPRMREREGGYTRILKLGLRQGDAAHVVVLELVDYTFEKSLKKRARTDSVPARKGAGKKDASRVSGTVPDGQSQKIGKKKE
- a CDS encoding nucleotide exchange factor GrpE; amino-acid sequence: MCGGDVQGQGVASGCDEALERADSLRASDPVPVESGEGSVPGEHSQELETGASEETLRERVNVLQEQYLRKAADLENYRKRALRERQEAVEHAYAALLADIVAVLDDFDRAIEAADHASSTEVEASSAFREGVLMIRKQLSSVLETKYGLEYYPVLGERFDPNLHEALSMSPSASVHEKIVGAELQKGYRVRNRILRHAKVMVLTPEEQTEPDRGDGPSE